The stretch of DNA AGCTTGCCATCGGGCAGCTGGCGGCGAGTATTAATGGCACATCGTATACCCTGGATGTAAAGCCGTATATTGATACCAAGGCCGGTAGAACTCTGGTTCCGATCCGCTTCATCAGCGAGGCGCTTGGAGCTGATGTGGAATGGATCACCACCGACCGTCAGGTCAAAATTAAGGATGCCGGTAAGGTGCTCACCCTGACCATAGGTTCCCCTAACGTCCTGGTTGACGGTGTGCAGTCAACAATTGACTGCACACCGGAAATCGTATCCGAAAGAACCTTCCTCCCTTTGAGATTCGTGAGTGAGAATCTGGGGGCGCAAGTGAGTTACGAAGACCAGACCAAAGAGATTATAATCACCAGGTAACAATAACTGCTTTTATAATGGCAAGCGTCACCGCAAGGGAATGGGGTAAGCAAAAATCCCGTCCATGTTAGCGATAATACAAAGGTATTCGAGCGGGTTTTTAAAACCCGCTTAATACCTTTGGAAGGGGAGTGCTAAATTGCTTACAATGAATAAACAGTTGGCTATAAGAGTAGCTGTGCTGGCATTAATGACGGCGCTGGTGCTGATTGGCTGTGGGGACCGGGGTAATAACCAGGCACCGGTAAAAGAGACGGGTCCGGTGGACGAGGAAAGTGTGCTTACCATAGAAGGCAGCGGGGTAGCCAATAATACCCGGCTGACTTTGCAGGAAATACAGGGTATGCAGTCAGCCATTATCCAGGATGAGTATTTTTCCCTGAATAATTGGGGTACTAAGCAATATTTCTCCTTTAAAGGTGTGTCCCTGTGGCAGTTGTTAAGCGAGGCCGGTGTAAAGGATACTGCCCGGCAGGTGGTGATTACTGCGGATGATGGTTATTGCATCTCCTATGACATTGCTGATGTTAAACGTGAAGATTATATAGATGAAACAAATCTCGATAAAAAATACAAAATGATTATTGCCTGGGAAGAAGACGGTAAGGCCTATGATCCGACAAAATACCCCTTTCGCTTAGTGGTGGGGCAAAGGGAACCGGGAGATATCAACAAACAAAACTGGGTAGCAAAGGTGAAAACCATCAAAGTAGATTAATTAGAGGAGTAGGTATATTTGAATAAAAAGAGGCTTTACCTGGGTTTATGCATAGTGTTGATTATGCTGACTTTTGTTTTTACCCGATTTTACGCCGGAGATAGCGCAGCCGGTATACTGGCTGATCTTTGTGATGAAAAGGTAACGGTAGAGGAAATAACCAGTGAGGTTATACATGGTTACATTGAGGAAAATTTCCCGGCGGTACAGCAAATTTATCAAATCCAGGACGATGGGCAGAATCAAATCGGGCATGGATTCATTGTTAAAACAGCAGGTTATAACGGGCCAATCACAATTGCGGTGGTGGTTGACGGCCGGACTAATCAAATGACAGGTATTAAAGTGCTGGATCATGTGGAAACCCCTGATTATGCTGAGTATCTTTCAGAACGGTGGTTTACAGATCGTTTTAAAGGAAAAAGCTTGAAGGAATACTTAAATTTAGTGGTGCTTGATCCGGAAAAACCCGAGGATATTGTGCAAATCACCGGGGCTACCATAAGCAGTCAGGCGGTGGTCAATGGTGTAAACTCAGCTATTGGTGCCCACAACTTTTTAAATAATGGCCTGAGGATGGCCGCAGTGCCGGCTGTGGTGGATAAACTGATTGCCCGGGATGAAAACAGCTTCACTGTCCACTGGGGAACCGAGGAATTCATTAGGTTTACCGTGGATGAGCTGAAAAAATACCCCACCGTTAAAGTATCCACTGTGCTGATTAAAACCACCGGCACCGAAGAGGATATTATGGCTGAAGGACCATTGCTAAATGATGTGTTAGAGAGGCAAGGTATCCATTTGGGTGACTATCAAGGGATAGGGGTCACCGGCCGGGATGGTTATTATGTACTGATGCCCAAGGAACTACTGGACAAACGCCAGGTAATTTTGGCCTATCGAGTGAACAACCAGGATATTATTAAAGAAGATAAGCCCGTACGCGTGGTAGTTCCTGATGAGATGGGTGTTTACTGGGTCAGAATGGTTTCAAACATTGACTTATATGCTGATATCCCATCCAAGGACATTAAATCGGTTAAAATTTTTGACCCCTTAGTCAGGGATATTGAACCTTATATGTATGAATACTATGGCAGCAAGGACAAGGCTATAGAAATCGGCAAGATACTGGCTAAATTCGAGCATGTCAACCCCGAAGGTTTTTTCACCATGGTATCATCTGACGGCCTGGCCAAGAACGAGGTGATCAACATGGTCAGACAGCGCTATTACATCAAGGTATCCGGGAATGACGCGCCGATGAATATTGCACCGAACTTCAAATTAGGAATGAACGTCAAATTTATGGCTTATTTTTCCACCACTTCGGATGCTGTTATTTTCCCCCGGGAAATGCAAAAGATAACCGGTTTATCTGAATTGGGTACTCATAAGGGTATGATATTGGAAAAAGTTTTGGAAGGTGTAGGTGTTATAACCCCCCGGGAAAAGCAGTTTGAACTGCTGAACACCGCAGGCCGGTCCATACGGATTCCCGGTCAGGATTTAAGCAAATGCATTCTGGTTTATGAGGGGGAAAAGGTTTCAGCCTTCTACCAGGGGGCTGACGGCTTAGTGCAGCTGGCAGACCTGTTAGAAATAAACGAATTAAGCTAACGGGGTGTGGTTAGTTGATTAAAAAGCAAAGCAATCTGGAAAATTTACGCCTGACCATCCAGCTGGTAATTTTTTTGGTGGTCTGCCTTTCCTTTGTCCTTTACAGGCTGTATATTAATGGCCTGATAAACTTTAAGCTGTTCAGCATACACAGTTTAATCCCCTTTGGGGGATTAAATATGATGTATGATTGGGTGACAGATAAAAGTTATGTGTTAAATTATACCGCACCGGCATTTCTACTGGCCACAGCTATCATAGTGCTGGCACTGCTGGGAACCCGTTTCTTTTGCGGCTGGCTATGCCCCTTTGGTGCGTTAAACGATTACATGAGCCTTGTGGGCCAAAGAATCTTTGGGAAAAACTATGAACTGCCCCGGGGATTTGATGTTCGCTTGCGCTGCGTCAAATATTTGGTGCTATTTTTTATTCTTGCTTCTAAAATATTTATAGGGTCATGTATATTAACCGGCTTTGACCCCTGGGTTGCCTTTGCTAATTTACCCGGTTTGCCCGGCACGTTTAAGGAGATACCCTTTGCCTTTCTGGTTTTGTTGATGGTTATTGCCGGGGCTTTTTTTATCAGGCGGTTTTTCTGCCGTTATCTTTGCCCCCTGGGGGCTTTGCAGGGCATATTGGTGGGCACCGGCCTTGTGCAATTAAAAAGGAGCGGGACAATAACAAACTGCCATAATTGCAGGAATTGCTCTTTGAAGTGTCCTGTAAATATACAACTTGGCGACCTAAGGATTATAGATACACCGGAATGTATTCATTGCTTAAGATGTGTAGGCGGCAGTTGCCCCAGGGGGACACTCCCCTTTGAGCTGACCTTTGCAAAAAGGCGGCTGAAAACTTATCCCTATGTGCTGGGGACTCTTGCACTTTTTGGGGGTATTTATGCCGGCTTTGGTATCAGCGCTGTCCTGGGTGCTGCTGATACCGCCGGTGTTGGCCTGATGCCCCGGAGTGTCTACCATGATGGGGTTTATTATGGCACTGGATTTGGTTTTGCCCCCGGGCTGAAGGTGCAGGTGGAAGTGGCTGACGGTCGGATCATAGAAATTGATGTCGTGGAACACTCTGAAACCAGCGGTTATTATGAAGAAGCTTTTATAAAAATAACTGATAAGATTATTAAAAACCAGTTCACCGAAGTGGATGTTGTGTCCGGTGCCACTTATACCAGTAACGGTCTTATGGAGGCGGTTGAGGATGCATTGGAAAAGGCAAAACCTTAACTGCATTAAGCCACTTATGTATACAGGTGGTGAAATTATGTTTTGGCAAAAATTTATCGAAAAATTCTCTGTGTTGGATTTGATTATCATAGCTATGCTGTCTGCCCTGGGTATTGCCACCAAACCAATTGTTGTGCCCATTACCCACATTATCACCGGCCCTTTACTAATACCCGGCGGTGTTGTTGCCGGTGGATTTTATATGATGTGGCTGGTACTGGGGGTCGGTTTAACAGGTAAATGCGGAACAGCTACTTTAATTGGCCTTGTCCAGGCATTAATGGTCTTTGGTACTGGTATTTTCGGCTCCCACGGGGCGATGACGCTGCTAAGTTATACCTTGCCCGGAGTAGCTATTGACCTGGCATTGTGGTTTACCAGACACAGGGTTTGCTGTTTGCCCTGTTCCTTTTTGGCAGGTGTGTTGGCTAATATTTGTGGTTCCGGTCTGGTGAATATATTGTATTTTCGCTTGCCCCTGGTGCCTTTAATGCTTGCTCTCACAGTGGCGGCGTTATCCGGCGGGTTAGGCGGTATTATTGCCTATAAAATATTGCATCAGTTAAAGAAAACCGGGTTTGGACATAAAACAGCTTAAGTAGGTAGTGGGGATTGGCAACACGGAAACCAACACGTTTGGCAATCATATAGAATTCTCTAAGGATTTGTTTGTTCCGCTGGTGGTAGGGGGGTAAGTAAATGATAATCAACAACAGGTTGGTTTATTGGTCAATAGGCTTGTTACTGGTGCTCGTCGGGGTATTGGCATATCTGAACACGCCAGGTAAACGGGAAAGTGCAAGTTTAACTATTATCAGTAAAGGGCAGCCGGTAAAAACATTTAGCTTGGAAGAAATTAAAGAACTGCCGGCGGTTGATAGGGAGGTAACCATCCGCTCATCCAGCGAAGGAATAAAAACCTACGTCTTTACAGGTACGCCTGTACGGGAAATATTAACAGGCCTTGATAATGCTATATTAACTGAGGCTAATAAGGTTACCGCCAGGGGCTTGGACACTTACACAGTTGTCTTTAACGGTGAGGAGATACTCTCCAGTGACCACGTGCTGTTAGTTTATGCCCGGGATGGGATGCCTTTGGGAAGCAAAAGTGAAGGCGGTACAGGGCCGTTCCGCATAATTATTCCAGGCGATCAGTTCGGCCTGCGGGCTGTAAAATATGTAACTGAATTGGAGGTTAATTGATGGCCGCCGCCGCAGTAGTAGTAGTTAATAAGCTCAGTTACTGCTACCAACAGGGTGGAAAACAAATTTTAAAAGACTTAAGCTTCACAGTGGAGCAGGGGCAGATTGTGGCTATTTTAGGTTTGAGTGGCTGTGGTAAAAGTACCCTCTGCCTGTGTTTGGGGGGCATAATCCCCCACTACCTTGGCGGTGCAATAACCGGGCAAGTGCTTATTAACGGCCGGGACACTGTGGATTGTAAAATTGCCCGGCTGGCCCTGGAGGTGGGTATGGTTTTCCAGGATGCCGATACCCAGTTGTTTTCACCCACTGTGGAAGATGAAATAGCCTTTGCCCCGGAAAATTTGTGTTTGCCCCCGGAGCGAATCAGGCAGCTGGTGGATGCCGTCATTGGTATGGTGGGAATTAACCATTTGCGTTATGAAAACCCCAATAATTTATCCGGTGGTCAAAAACATTTGGTAGCTCTGGCTGCGGTTTTGGCCATGGGCCCTTCTATTTTGGTTTTGGATGAAGTGCTGGCCCAGTTAGATGCGGCGGTTAAAAAAAATATTACCGAGTTATTGCTGGAACTGCGCCGGAGGGGTAAAACCATTATCCTTGTGGAACATGACCTGGAAGCGGTAACTATTGCCGACAGGGTGTTGCTGCTGGAAGGGGGGATGTTGGTAATGGACGGACCATCCTCAATATTGCGGAATAAAGAATTATTAGCCGGACATAAATTGTTGTAATTTAAGCTTTTACGTGGGGATGAGAAATATGGCCTTTATCGAAATGGTTCAGGTGAGCTTTAAATATCCCGGGCAAAAAAAGACCCTTTTGCATGATATTAATTTAAGTATTCGTAAAGATGGTATCACGGCACTAACGGGACCCAATGGTACAGGTAAGACAACCCTGTCCAAGCTGATGGTGGGCATACTGGTGCCATCAACGGGCTATATCACCTTAAAGGGGCAAAAGATGTCCGGTATGACACTGGCTCAAATTGGTCGATGGGTGGGATACGTTTTTCAAAACCCGGAAAAACAACTTTTTTGCCCCACTGTGGCGGAAGAAATTAGTTTTGGCCTGCAAAATCTGGAATTGCCCGGCCATGAGGTGCAACGGTTGGTTAAAGAAAGCCTGGCCTATTTTGAACTGGAACACCTGGCCCAAAGTTTCCCTTTGCAATTAAGCCAGGGTGAAAAAAGGCGCCTGGCTATCGCAGCGGTTTTAGCGTTGGAACCCGAGTTACTTGTCCTTGATGAACCTACCACAGGGTTAGATGCCTACCGTAAACATTTACTGGGAGAATGCCTGGATAAAATAGTGACATCAGAACGAGGTGTATTCATGATTAGTCATGATAACAACTTCATTAAAAAATATGCCTCCCGTATAATCAAACTCGAAAATGGACGGTTAACAGAATATGTGTGTTAGACCGGCGGCAAAAAAAATTAACCTTGACCCCAGGACTAAAATAATTATTGTTTTGTGCCTTTCTACTTTGGCTGTTTTTTTTAATAGCCCGGTTCCATTAATCATGACATTATCTATTACTTTACTCTTGCTGCACATGTTTCAGGTTAACTATATAAGCTTAATTTATAAGTTTCGCCGCTTATTACCGGCGTTAGTAGTACTTTTAATCGTGCAAAGTGTCTTCACAGGACACGGTCAAGCGCTCATCGCCCTGGGGGATGTGTACATACTTACTACCGGTGGGTTAAGCGCTGCCGGTTGTGTTTTATTAAGAATGCTGATATTATTCGGTTCGGCAATGATTATTGCCACCAGTAACTCTAGAGATTATGTACTGGCTCTGGTGCAATTAAAGATTCCATATGAAATAGCCTTTATGGTTTTGATAGCGCTGCGCTTTTTGCCCATCTTTCTCCAGGAGGCTAAGGATACCATGATTGCCATACAATTGCGGGGCGTTGATATACAAAGGGTACCCTGGGGAAAAAAGATGAAGGTTTTTACCTACATCTTTTCACCTTTGATAGGCAATGTGTTGATCAAAGCCAACCAGCTTGCTATTTCCATGGAGGCCAGGGGATTTAGGGTTTATCCCCGGAGAACATACCTGCGTGTTTTGAAATATAACTTGTGGGATTACATAGTGACCGTATTATCTTTAAGTTTAACCCTTGTCGTATTAACTCTGACAATAGTTAGGTGAAACCAATGCAAAACATTAATAAATACATAACTCTCGGTTTATTACTGCTGACCCTCGTCAGCATTGCAGTTGGTTATATACTAAACCAACGGGAGCCGGGGGACAATCTGGTACTTGAGATATACCAGGATGGCGACCTGGTCCAACAAATAGACTTGTCTGTCGTACGAAATGATCAAATTAAGATTACAAGTAAAGACGGCCATTTTAATACGGTGGAAATAAAAGACGGACAGGTCAGGGTTAAAGAAGCCGACTGCCCAAATCAAATTTGCGTAAAAACAGGTTGGCTGAGCAGGCCCGGTCAAACCTCCTTTTGTGCACCAAACCGGTTAATGGTAACAATAAAAGGCCAAACAAGTCAGGTTGACGCCATTACAAATTAAAAGAGGTGGCACATTTGAAAGTTTTTTCCGTTTTTGGAGTTTCTCAATCCGGCAAAACCACTACTGTGGAAAGTATTATAGGTGAATTGAGCAGAAGAGGTTACCGGGTTGGGTCAATAAAAAATATACATTTTCAGGATTTTGCCATTGATGTACCGGGTACAAATACCTGGCGACACAGGTTGGCCGGTGCGGAAATTGTGGTGGCCAGGGGGTTGACAGAAACAGATGTGCTCATTCCCCGGCAGTTAAGTATAGAAGAGATATTAACTTTTTTTGACCAGGATTATGTAGTCATCGAGGGTGTATCCAATACGCTGGTGCCTAAAATTCTCTGCGCCAGAAATGAAACTGAGATTGAGGAACGGTTAAATGATCTGGTGCTGGCTATTTCCGGATGTATATCAAATAGAATATCGGATTACCGAAATATCCCGGTAATTAATGCCCTTTCAGAGGTTGAACGATTGGTTGATTTAATTGAGGCTAAAATGAAGGGCTATTTACCACTTATCAATGAGGTTGAGCAATGCCGGGCCTGCGGCAGCAGCTGCCGAAGCCTGGCCTCCCGCATATTGCATAACCAAGCTAAAGGCTCGGAATGCCTGGTTGGAAATGAAGTCATTGTAAAAGTTGGCAGCCAGGAATTACAAGTGGACTATTTACAGCAAATGAACATCAAAAACTCATTAAAAAAGATTTTGGTGCAGCTGGACAGCTATGCCGGAGATGATGATATCACTGTTGAAATAAGGAAGAGGAACAATGGAATGGCAGTTTAAGTTGGAACATTTACTAAAGGTAAAGATTTTAGACTATCATCAAAAATTTAGTTTCCGTAATAACGTTTACCTGGTTGATGCAATAAACCGGTATGGCGTAAAGTTACAATATATAGTTAAGGAATATGTCAAGCTAGGGGCTGGGAATGAGGCTTTTATTATCAACAGCCTGCGCAACCAGGGGTTATTGGTGCCGCGGATTGTTTGGAATGACAATAGTTCAATTATTATGGAGTATATTGACGGTATTCTGTTAACAGACCTGTTAACTGATAAAACCATCAGTCACCGGGACTGGATTAATCCTCTTGCCCGGTGGCTATATCAATTGCATGATACCATGAAGCATGGGAATAAAAATTGTTTATCTAAATTAGACTTAAACCTGCGTAATTTTATTTTCACAGGTGAGCATTTTTATGGTATTGATTTTGAAGAGGTATGTTTTTATCCTCCGGAAAGGGATTTAGGGGTCCTGTGTGCCTTTATATTAAATAATGATCCCATGTTTTGCGAATGGAAATTTACAATCTGTTCATTGCTAGTTAAAACCTATCAAAGGATGTATGCCAGTACAGCTAATGATCAGCTGGATTACCAGGCCATACAGTACTATTTAATAGATGAGTTAAGGGCCGCCGCAGAAAGAAGGGAAAAACAGCGTCCTTACCTGCTTGCAAAGATAGAGGAATTGAGTCGTGAAGCTCAAATAATCAGCCATGGGGGTTAAATAAAATACGATCGGAAATACCCGTTGAGGAAGCGCCAGGGGTGGGTTATTTTTTTTGCGCAAGAGAAAGCTTGGAAGTTGGTAAAATATAACAGCGGTGTACGGATTCCTGTAAGTTATTTTATTGCGTGTGAGCATGGGTTTTGTTAAAATTGGCATAGTTATAATAGTGAGATAAGGAAAAGAGGGAACTGCCGTTGATACTGGTATTTGATGTGGGTAACACAAATATTGTACTGGGTGTTTTCAGGGGGCAAGAATTGGTGGAAAACTGGCGGCTGTCCACAGCACGGCATCGCACCGCTGATGAGTACGGAATGTTATTGAGAGATTTATTTGAAACTACCACCGTGTCCATGGATGATATCAAGGCCACGTTATTATCTTCGGTAGTGCCGCCAATAAATCCGACATTAGAAGAGACCTGCCAAAAATATTTTGGTTTAACCCCTTATATAGTGGGGCCGGGTACCAAGACCGGTATGCCTATTAAATATGAGAATCCAAGGGAGGTGGGGGCCGACCGCATTGTCAATGCCGTGGCGGGTTATGAGCAGTATGGCGGGCCCTTGATAATAGTGGATTTCGGTACCGCAACCACATTCTGCGTTATATCGGCCAAGGGAGAATACCTGGGCGGAGCTATTGCACCCGGCATCGGTATATCAACCGAGGCCTTGTTTGCCCGGGCCGCTAAACTACCCAGGGTGGAACTGGTCAAACCTCCTTCAATAATAGGCAAAAACACAGTAAATAGCATGCAGTCGGGTATCGTATACGGCTTTGTGGGACAAGTGAATGAAATTGTCCGCAGGATTAAACATGAAATTTCCGGTAACCCTCTGGTGGTGGCCACCGGTGGGCTGGCTGAGTTGATTGCCGGAGAAACACCTGCCATTGACCGGGTGGATAAGTATTTAACATTAAACGGGCTGCGTATTATTTATGAACGTAACAGTGGTGCCAGGTGTTGAAAGGTTGAAAGTTTTGATTTTCAACTTTTTAACACCTGGCACCTATCAAGGCGACGAAGGCTTTGACGGACGGATCCTATGCGGAAATAAGTGAGCACCGCGGAAGTCGAGCCAACTCAGAAATTCGAAGTGGATTCTCGTGCGGACTTTTCGAATAGACTCTTAAAGTCCGAGTTCCGGCAGCTTTTCAAAAGTAGGTCGTAGCTGCTATAACTTAATGAAAAGATATAAAAGGATGAAACAGTTTGCCCAATAATTCCCCTGTACTCAGCAATAATAGACCAACTATCCTTCAAATAGGTCATGTTGCCATTTCTAATCCCGTGGTGGCGGCACCCATGGCGGGGGTGACCGACCGGGCTTTCAGAATACTGGCCGCCGAACATGGCTGTGGCCTGGTATACACTGAAATGATCAGCGACCAAGCTCTTCTTTATGGTAACCCTAAAACCAATATACTATTGGACTGCAGCGGTGAAAAGGGACCCATCTGCGTGCAGATATTCGGCAGCCAGGTTGAGTACATGGCCAGCGCTGCTGAGATAGTAGCCGGCCGGGGCGCTGACATAATTGATATTAACATGGGCTGCCCTACGCCCAAAATAGTGAAAAACGGCGAGGGTGCAGCGCTGATGCGTAATCCGGAGCTGGCCGTTCGTATTGTTGAGGCGGTGGTGGACCGGGTGAGCTGCCCGGTAACGGTGAAAATGCGCAAGGGTTGGGACGAGGCATCGGTTAATGCGGTGGAGCTGGCCCGCCTGGTGATGCAGGCCGGGGCAGCGGCGGTGGCGGTACACGGTCGCACTCGTGAACAGTTTTACAGCGGGAAGGCCGACTGGGGGATTATCAGGCAGGTGCGCGAGGCTGTGGCTGTGCCGGTAATCGGCAACGGGGATGTACGTACCCCCGAGGACGCGAACCGCATGCTGAGGGAAACGGGCTGCCATGCTGTGATGATTGGCCGGGCTGCCGCGGGTAATCCCTGGATTTTTAGCCGCACGGCGCATTATTTAGCCACCGGTGAGCTGCTGCCCGGGCCAACGCCTGAAATGGGGCGGGAAACCGCTGTAAGACATTACAAATTGCTGGTGGAAACCAAAGGGGAGGACGTGGCCAACCGGGAAATGCGCAAGCACCTGGCCTGGTACACCAGGGGGCTGCGCGGCGCGGCCAGTCTTCGGGCGCGGATTTATAAAGGCTGCAGTTATAAGTTTTATACGGAGGAGTTTTGGGAATTATTAACCGAGCAGCAAATTTAATTTGTGTTTTATATGGGGTACTTAAAAATGAAACCGGTGCGTAACCCGGTTTTTTTTTATTAGCATCCAGCAACTAAGCCGGATGGTCTTGGGGTAAGACGATTTAGAAACATCTTTGACTTATCTGGTAAGTGCTGTTAGAATATACTTGTACACAATATTGTGCACAAATCCTGGTTGAGATCCTGATGTTAAAAAAGGCAAGTCAAGCGTTGGCGGGGGGAGAACATGGATTTAGTACGCATTGGCGATAAAGTGATTAGCAGACACAAAATAGACAGCTTTTTAACGGAAATTTTACAGCTCCGTTCCATGGGGTTATCCCAAACAGATGTAGCGGCCCGGCTGGGTATAGACCGTACTTTGGTGTCACGCCTGGAAAACATGGGTGAATTGCGTAAAGGTAAAAGTGTAGCTGTGATTGGTTTCCCCATTGCCAATCGTGATGAAATATACGCCTTGATGCAGGCCGAAGGCGTTGATTATGTCATGCTGATGAGTGAATCCGAACGCTGGGATTTTGTCAGGCAAAAAAGCGGCATAGAACTTTTCAATGCCATTATGGAGCTGATTGCCCTGGCACATTCATATGATCAGGTGGTAGTTATAGGGTCCGGAAAAAGAATTAAAATTATTCGGGCCGCGCTGGATAAAGAAGTGGTAGGACTGGAAATAGGTGAATCACCCATCCAAGAAGATAAGTATGTCGATCCGGCGGAGTTGGTGGCGGTGATC from Desulfoscipio gibsoniae DSM 7213 encodes:
- the dusB gene encoding tRNA dihydrouridine synthase DusB codes for the protein MPNNSPVLSNNRPTILQIGHVAISNPVVAAPMAGVTDRAFRILAAEHGCGLVYTEMISDQALLYGNPKTNILLDCSGEKGPICVQIFGSQVEYMASAAEIVAGRGADIIDINMGCPTPKIVKNGEGAALMRNPELAVRIVEAVVDRVSCPVTVKMRKGWDEASVNAVELARLVMQAGAAAVAVHGRTREQFYSGKADWGIIRQVREAVAVPVIGNGDVRTPEDANRMLRETGCHAVMIGRAAAGNPWIFSRTAHYLATGELLPGPTPEMGRETAVRHYKLLVETKGEDVANREMRKHLAWYTRGLRGAASLRARIYKGCSYKFYTEEFWELLTEQQI
- a CDS encoding helix-turn-helix domain-containing protein; this encodes MDLVRIGDKVISRHKIDSFLTEILQLRSMGLSQTDVAARLGIDRTLVSRLENMGELRKGKSVAVIGFPIANRDEIYALMQAEGVDYVMLMSESERWDFVRQKSGIELFNAIMELIALAHSYDQVVVIGSGKRIKIIRAALDKEVVGLEIGESPIQEDKYVDPAELVAVIRAIKGGNV